DNA sequence from the Salmo trutta chromosome 28, fSalTru1.1, whole genome shotgun sequence genome:
ATGGATTGTTATGGAGAATGTGATAGAACGGTAGCAGTCAGCCATACAGTAGCTGTTATAGCGGGAGAATACCAATCATAGACTCACTCTGTTTAATCCTCTCCGACACCTACCTTGCGGCTGGCGCAGGTGGAACAGGAGCAGTTGTCTGGTACGCTCAACTACACTTGGGTTCCCATGGCGATACATTACCATAGCCACTGGGTACACTTTGGAAGTTGTTATTGATGTTCAGTAGTTGTTCTGCTGAGCTTGTTCCCCTGGCAGAGTGGTGTCGGTTTCAAAGCagcagaggatggaggaggaggagagacggggTAACTTGACGGTCTGTCTGCAGGGGGTTCAGCTTTAGGAGGCGGTGTGGGATCATAGGGATGTTCGTCGCTGGAGTTGTGAACATGACCTACTCTGGGGAAGGCAAGACAGATTTCTCTGATCGGACTGGTCTCGCTGGGCTCTGTTTTAATGGGACCCTGAGGAGGACGTTATTTGGTGGGATACAACTTTGTTATTAACTGGACGTTTTTAAATCATGACATAAATATTACTGATTTAGTGTTGTTCTTTACCATACACACAGCTAGCTAGTGAGATTTTGAGTGGAAGGCCAGTGCGATTCTCGCTGTGTCAGGAAAATGAGAGAGTAGTTTCATTATTCTACCCACAGAGCCCTGTCCATAGCACCCCACCCTACACATCGGTTGGCCATAAATAAGCAAGACATGCATGTTTTGGACTGTAGAAGAGAAGTACTGTAAAGTCTGGGCCTTGCTTACAGGAAGCCATAAAGCTGCTGATATGAATTTACTTGGATATAGATTCACACAGGGCTGGGTTACATAGCCTAGTCCTTTCCATGTACTCCCAGTAGGACTGCTGCTGTAACACAGGCCAACCAGGCTTAATGACGGGATATATCCTCAGCCACACCGGCACATCATTTTCTTGTCTTTCACCCAGCTTTCTCTGAGGTATTTCACTGTCTAACAGACCAGAGGTGTTTTTCAGCTGGAATAACCTCTGGAGAAAGTGAAAGTCCATAGAACGGGTAAGAGATTATTTGTTCATGGGTTTGTTAGGGACAAATTATTTTTATGGTGGTTAAAGATGATGCTTTAAATTTTGTTTTGACAGTTGACTGACAGTTTACTGGAATCCTTCACTGGGACCATTCCTTTGCTCATCTGTCACAGGTAAAGGAAAATGTGTTTGGGCTAACCCTTTAAATGGGAAGAAAGTGTAAGGGATCTCACGTGACTGAGGAAGAGGCCCTGCCTTGCTGCTTCCTGCCTCCAGAGTGGCTCTTCCTGATTCAAGGCGAAGGGTGGAGTGAGCGCAGGAGGAGTATTTCAGTGAGGGAGTGAACCAGCCTCTACAGGTTTGTGTTCCGTCAGAACTccgcatacacacactcactcaggaCCCAGATGCATGCTCTACATTCTCAGTCAGCTTTCACTCTAGAGGGCTTGATTCTCCAGTGTTCTGGTCCAGATCTTTGAGACTCAGCTGAGGATTCCACTCGTGAACACACACAAGTAAGTAAACTAGGACTATCTGGACGAGCTGACCGAACAGCCGGAGTGTTTAGAAGTGGTTTGTGTTCGTTTGCTTCTACAGCAGGGGGCTTGGGTGTTCTGTTATTTTAGGTAACCAACCTTTGACTCAAGGGAAATAACTTTTGTACTCCAGAATGTAAATGATATTCGTATTAACCCGAAGCACATTCCATTTGTAACTAGATGCATGTAATTTGTAAGTTtgcagtatacagttgaagtcggaagtttacatacacttaggttggagtcattaaaactaatttttcaaccactccacaaatttcttgtaaacgaactatagttttggcaagtcggtgaggacatctactttgtgcatgacacaagtaccttttccagcaattgtttacagacagattatttcacttataattcactgtctcacaattccagtgggtcagaagtttacatacactaagttgactgtgcctttaaacagcttgggaaattccagaaaatgtcattggttttagaagcttctgatataatttgagtcaattggaggtgtacctgtggatgtatttcaaggcctaccttcaaactcagtgcctctgcttgacatcatggaaaaatccaaagaaatcggccaagacctcaggaaaacaattgtagacctccacaagtctggttcatccttgggagcaatttccaaacgcctgaaggtaccacgttcatctgtacaaacaatcgtatacacaccatgggaccacacagccatcataccgctcaggaaggagacgtgttctgtctcctagagatactttggtgcgaatcaatcccagaaaaacagcaaaggaccttgtgaagatgctggaggaaaccggtacaaaagtatctatatccacagtaaaacgagtcctatatcgacgtaacctgaaaagccactcagcaaggaagaatccactgctccaaaactgccataaaaaagccagactacagtttgcaactgcacatggggacaaagatcgtactttttggagaaatgttctctggtctgatgaaacaaaaatagaactgtttggctataatgaccatcgttatgtttggaggaacaaggtagaggcttgcaagccgaagaacaccatcccaactgtgaagcacgggggtggcagcatcatgttgtgggggtgctttgctgcaggagggactggtgcacttcacaaaatagatggcatcatgaggtgggagaattatgtggatatattgaagcaacatctcaagacatcagtcaggaagttaaagcttggtcgcaaatgggtcttccaaatggacaatgaccccaagcatacttccaaagttgtggcaaaatggcttaaggacaacaaagtcaaggtattggagtggccatcacaaagccctgacctcaatcccattagaaaatttgtggtcagaactgaaaaagtgtgtgcgagcaaggaggcctacaaacctgactcagttacaccagctctgtcaggaggaatggaccaaaattcacccaacttattgtgggaagcttgtggaaggctacccaaaaatgtttgaaccaagttaaacaatttaaaggcaatgctaccaaatactaattgagtgcatgtaaacgtctgacccactgggaatgtgattaaataaataaatctctccactattattctgacatttcacattcttaaaataaagtggtgatcctaactgacctaaaacagggaatgtttactaggattaaatgtcagggattgtgaaactgagtttaaatgtatgttaacttccgacttcaactgtagtgaAGAAAACCAAGCGTATGAAGACTTCTATCCATCAAGACACAGCAGCTGTCCATCCTCTGGCTCCTGTGGTCTCATGGTTGCTTGAATTTTCCTAACCTAAATACTGGCCTTGATTATAAAATTTGGCAGCTCTGCTTCAAGACAATCATCTCTTGCCCTAATTGGGTGAAAGTATGTATGGCAGTGGAAGAATTTTAACAAACACATTCTTGCCAACAATGCATTTGAGAATGAGCATGTTGAAAACcatggtgatgataatgatgtAGGGCAGTTGGGATAATGTAGCTTTAAGTCAGAATCACATGTCGGCTGGTGAATGTTTTCTCTGCTGTCAGCCTGTGTGTATAGGCTAGTGTATAGAGGACATATCTCCTCTGGCCTTCAgctaaaacaaacagaaaatcccCACTCTCTCAGGGGCACTTTGGGCTTTCTGCCTGCATATGGCAAAACAACCCGGGATTCCAGGGGTTAATCATTGGATGATTACTGCGAAGCATTTGTATCCAATGAGTATCTGTGGGAAAGTGGGGTTCTCTGGCAAAGCCAACACTGAGGCACCGCCGACGACTCAGCCCGGCCACTCTTCCCCAGCGTCACGTCTCTGTgattgctggctggctggctagggaCATGTCTGTGATTGCACCCCCGCCTGCATTTTGGAATGCATTCATTGCTGAGGGGGGATTTGTACTCCCTATCTCTTTCCCCTTAGGCTGAGCTACCACAGTAAAGGCCAGGGCTGTGTAATTGTCTTGTCTATACGGTGTTATCTAACATTAAGACTAGTCATGATGAAGAGGGATGCAAGGTTGTAAGGTTGCTCAGCAGGGGACTGAACACTGAGCCCTAGGGTTTTCAGAGAAACATGAACGCTTGTGAACGTTATAATAGAGATGACAATTGAGATTGAGTTGGAACACTTTGATTTGTTAGTGTAACTTAGGGCTATATGGAACACTGTCTTTTCCTCTGTCAACATGACTGATGTGGAGTGTTTTTCCTAGTAGACCTACTTTTGGTTCAGAATTGTATTTGAATCCCTTTCTCTTTTTTCCCCTAGTGGGCTAATGTGGACAAATTACAGATGTCTTTGTCCGTATGTTTGCGCTACAGAGCTTAGCTCCCCTAGGAGCGCTGTACCACCTGCTGTTGTTTCATTACCTCATTTAGCCTAGGCCACACACGGTTATACACTGCTCAGTTTAGCGAGAGATGGGtcagtgtgtatttgtgtgaaggatgtattttgtgtgtgtgcatgtttgcgtgccatgtctgtctgtgtgaggggggtggggagcagtagagtagacagtCAGTTGGGATCTCCACTGTATGTAATTGTGAATGGGATTTTGTATCCTGAAGCCGTAGACAGACAGTGATGGGTTAGAGGGGGAGTTGTGATCTAATGACTAGCTCTAATCTGACTCTCTGTTGACTTTGTCCTGCTGGGAGTGTGATTGTTAAGGCGGGGGTGTTGGCAGGCACAGAGAACATCTGTACTTGTACCCTAACGGACACTCTAGTATGGGTTTCTCGCCATCCATCTCTCAGCCCAATCTGCATTAGCTTAACTTTAATGCGTTTCAGCATGTGTGTGGAGGATATAGACATTGACCCTATGCCATAAGGTTACAGGTTTTAGATCCCATGAGATTTGCTGATACTGTGGAGTTGCAGCAGCAGTCCTCTCCTGGGAAAACTTATCTTCTTTACTCCAGTAAAACCTCTTAAATCCCCGCCTGGAGACAGTGGTTGATAACCTCTGAACTGTTGGGTGACCATAAATCTGGAGCACAGTTGGTGGTGGGGTTAGTGGGGACAATCAGTCTCTGTGCTATCCATTGGGTGGCCAATGGTTGTTTTTAGTAGAGCTATTTTGGTTTTGGTCTTTTTACAGGTTTTATTGTTGCTGTGAGTGAGGttatcaagtctgacatttttatacatttcctTGCTCTGTAGTCGGCCTGTTAGATTAGTGTTAAAGGCCTATACATAGCTCCACAGAGTGCGGTGAGTTCACAGCTCTGCAGGGTCTTCTAGCCTCTCAGTCCAGCAGGACAGACAGTCACACCATCTGACTGTTTGTTTGTATATCCATCTCGGTCACGTTTCCTGTTGTGAAATGCGTCACTGCTTCCTTCTATATGTGTGATGTAGCCTACCTGAGAAACCACGGCCAATGGCAGCTTCGCTTCCCCCTCTTTCTGTGCTGACTCCTCTGTAGAAGGTGGCACCCCTGttgtccttcactctgaggtcaaTGTCCAGCAGGCCAAGGCTACTGGGGGAAACCAGCTGACTCCTGATTGGCCGGCTCGCTTGGCTCCTGACTTGAAACTGCTTTCCAATTCTACTGTCTGCCACTTTAACCTTTTTTCAATAGCACCACTGCCTGACAGAAGCCCTTTTATCCTGAAGGATATGAATTGTAAGGCTGTATTCTTCAGGAATTCCTCTGTAAACATAACTCTGTTCAGTCATGctctcttcctcactgtctcttaaaccccctgctctctgtctgtctctgtcacgtGATAGATATTATGGGAGAGGCAAATTGCTTCCAGTCACATAATTCCCCTGTAATTACCCCTCATGGCTCTCTTGCCATGTACTCTGTGGGCTGCTTTTTCCTTTCAGCCAGAGGCCACTGGGTTGGCGCTGACCACAGATAGGAGCACCTGTGGCTTCATGTGCTTTTCTCATAAGGCATAGCGTTCTCCACTAATCATCAGCTGGATGAAAAACTGTACAGTCAACGAAACAGAGGTTGAATATCGCTGTTAGCTGTGCGCTCCCTAACCAGGCTATTTCCATTCTCTGTTTCCTGTGGTCGTTCCAATCACAGTGAGTGATGTAGTTGAATGTTCAGCCAGGCAGGCAGCGTGTCCAGGGGCTGTCTCAGCCAGCCAGCATGCCATGCAATTGGAGGTGTTTCTGTTTCTGACAGGAGGTATTCCTGGCCCTTTCTTTCCCCCCCTGTACAGTTGCCAGGTTGCTGAGGGCCTCTTGTTATTAGATCAGTTCACACCTCAGCCTGGGGCAGGAACTAGTTAAAGTTGAATTTATTTGCACCAAAGAAAACGAGTGCTAAACAACAAtacagataaaataaaataaaacaacagtGACGTTGACGTTTATACAACCACACCCAAAATACATTGTTAGGTTATGGACCTGCACTGTGTTGGTGCTTTTCCAACGAGACTGCTTTAGTTCGGCTGGCTACCCGAACGAGTGGCtcacatactcccttaaaagaccgtCACTTGAAAAAagtggcaatagtactgtttgtccattttgagacgctgTAGCCATGACACTTTCTCAAAATAGTCACAATTCATTTAAGGAAACTCAAGAAGTCTGTCattaattgtttgttttttttgccaaggagatcttagtcgcgcaattttacaactaagatgtttggtgcagtatttctcaatgaaaatATTTACATGAAAACAAGTAATCTCTCGTTGAaggacaacaaagactttattgaagaatccctactgttgaccaatcacagacaaAGGGTCCTAGACTTCGGCACCCGAACTTTGGCTGGCCTTGTGTGCCCGAACAGCTGACAAAACCCTCACCGAAgcccaaaacgaacaaaaacgtcataatatatgcacaaactcttccgaactCTTTCTGGGAAGCATGAGGAACGCTtttaccccccccctccccacacaccaGGGTGTCGCCAGTGTTTTATGTTAATGTTAGCGTTATTGTGTTTCCATCAGGCGTGTGACACTAAAGACTTGTGGCAaccagaatcaacaacctctgcatcattcaagactgttgcttTGTGGCGCGTTTTAAAGTTTATTTAGCCGTATTGTTATGTAGATGCCAGCTTCGAAGTACCCAGGGCTTTGCCTGGGCTCCAAGTTAGAGCAGGTCCGCTGGAtccatggcccagtgagacacgGGTGCTGGCCTGTGATGGGGAAACAAAACtctgagccttttgggtaaaacacttGGGTAAATCTTCATTTTGTAAATGCGGCAACAACTGTGGATCTACCTCTGAATGACAATGGCTGGTGCTTCAGGAGGAGATGGGTAGGTCGTGTTTAGACACCTTCCTTGTTAATACACAGCATTTGGGATTCATAGCTGTATCACTGGCTGGGGGCACAGATAAAGCGAGGGGCTGGAGAGTGGATTTCAGGATTATACCATCTGTTAGGGTGGGTTTTATATGGGCGGTAGGCAGTGGCACCGTCCAGGAAGAAAATGATTTCCCTCTCATCACCAGGAACAGGAGTTTATGATAATTACCAGCACAACAATTTGTTTGTGTGATTTACATCCAGTATGTGTAACCATACAATAATGGTAACCACACACTAGCAGGCTTGTGGTAGTTAATTGGGCAGTTGATTttaggtcggggggggggggggttactgagTCTCTTGTCTGAATGATATGTGGGTTCGGGAAAGGGTACTGTCTGTCTGAGATTTGTCTAGCCTCTGACCAGCAGCtgctgtgttggagtgtttgacAGTGTCCTGCCCTCATGTGTATGTCAGTGGCCCTGTAGGGCTGCAGCCTCGCCTGCGTGTTTGAAGAGTTGTGCAGTAACTGTGGATGTGAATGATGTCGGGGTCTTGAACAGACACCAGAGAGCCTGCCAGCCACCTCGCCCCTCTGCCTGAGCAACTGTGCCGGCTATTAAAAGACCTGCCTCTtcgagacgtgtgtgtgtgtgtgtgtgtgtgtgtgtgtgtgtgtgtgtgtgtgtgtgtgtgtgtgtgtgtgtgtgtgtgtgtgtgtgtggagagattgAACTGCACAAGACAATGCAACCTTGTTTTATGTGCCACTGTCATGATTACAGTCACGTCCTTCCTGTTTTCTCTCTTTTGTTCTCTCCGTGCTCCCTACGGCTCACCTGTTTTACAGACCCTTTGTTGAGTCTTTgcacactgtactgtacactaaCCATTCCTATGTTCATATCGATCCATTCCCCTACGTTTTGGTAGCTGACTGGGTAGACTCAGGGTCATACtatattttacattattttaaAGCAGGATGTGGCATATCGAGGCATTTCCTACTAGTATTCTATGCTCTACTTCGGTGGGGATTTCTCCTTTGGTTTGTCACATGCAGCGGATGAAAGGAGCAGTGTGAGTTGTTACACTAGTACGTGCTGCTGCCTATCGgccctgctttctctctctgatgctgctggagaGGGGGGACATGGGCTCTGGGAGACAGCAAGGCTATTAAAAGATGAATAAACGTACAGAGGAATATGAtcgtggtgatggtgatgataaggGGAAAGAGATGAGCCCAGCCAGCAGTAACGCTCAGTGTGATGTAATTCGGGGCTTTGATGGTGTAACTGTAATGAGAAAAAAATTACATTCGGAATTGCTTTTCAATTCCTCTGAAACTGGGGATCAAGAAAGGAGGAGACCGAATTGGTGGATGAGAGCGGCTGTAATCGGCTGTGAGGATAGACGTGGGAACAGCAAGGGAGCAATTCTCTTCTTTCTCCACATGTATTAAGAGTACTTAAAAAGTCAAATCTTTACCAGGAAGACGGCGACGCTCCTGAGATTGAGGCTTGGAGTGGATATAAAACATGATCAGCTGATGTCTTTACCGTTTTTGAGCTTCTCATATTTCTTCATCCTTTCTCTCGCTGTATGGCTACAGTGTTGAACAAAGAGCAGAACAAGTGGAGCATTTGAGGATGTTGAAATAAGACCCTGTTTGATGCAACTGGATGTAAAATATTGCAGCTTTTTTTAcccacctctccccctttcttctcCCTTTCAAATAATTGAATTTGAATGAAAAATTCAGTTTGTTTTGTTGTCGGTGGGGGAGGGGTGCAATTGGTCAGAATCCTTTGACTAAAGCCAATGGCAGCGTAGCTCCcaacctccaccccctccctgccCTGCTGAGATTCCCAGTCTGGCCTGTGATTGGCTGCCCTGGGACCCAGCAGCTGGAGGCAGTGAGTGTGTTTAGGGGAGGAGTCGGGTGGCGTATTAAAGCCGGCCGGTCTGCTGTCCTTTTGCTTAAGAGTGCTCCTGTGTGCGTTTGTTAATGTGGAGCAGTAACGTTACAGGGAGATTCTCCTGTTAGTCTGACACcgtcttcctctcttcctctccaggaGCCCTGCTGGAGCTTCTCTCCAGGAACCCTGAGAATCTGTGGAGCTGCCAGTTGATCTGTTGCTTTTCCTGGACGGACAGAAGGCTCAGGAGATTGAGTTGCTCTGTCAGCCTGGCTGTGTGCTCTAGTAACTAACCAGCTAGGCTAGGCTAACCCCAGGATCTGCCCCCGTTGGGTCACTGAGCCGGACTGATGTGGAATGTGACCCATGGTGACCCAGTCCCACAATTAGCCTTTCAGTGAAGAGGACAGATACACCAGAGGGGAGACGTGAAGAAAGGAAGACAAAAAGGAGAAGTAAGAGCAGCAACAGTAACAGATAAACCGGTAAGAAAGTTAATTGGGCCttgggtgggagggaggaggaggaggggggataaaAGGGGCCATACAAAACACCTATTTCCTCGGGCTTGGGACATTTGTGAGCACGAGAAGGATGTTGACCATTACTGTCTCACACTCTTTACTTTTCTCTCTGCTCTTTCACAGACCCCAGAATGCCTGTAGAGACGCTCCGGCCCTCGGACGGGTGCCTGGTGGGGGTCCCCTTCACCTCAGCCATGCCTTTCCGCATCCTCAACAAGGGACCTGACTACTTCCGGCGGCCCGCGGAGCCTGGAGCACGTAAGCTGAGCGCGGTGGAGCGTCTGGAGGCGGACAAGGCCAAGTATGTGAAGAGCCAGCAGGTGGTGCTCACCAGGCAGGAGCCTGTCAAACCACCCATCATCCGCAAACCTCTGCTGTCCCCGGGCATGATGCTGCAGTGTCGGATCAACGCCCCCCCGGCCCGCAAAGTCCCACGGCGGCCGGCCGACTCAGAGAACGGAGGCGGGACAGGAGGGGTAGGGTGGCGGAGGGGACCCCCTCTTAACCTGGATATCCTCAACAACCTCATCAACGTGTGTGATGGACCCCTGCACTGCTCCCCGTCTCCCATCCCTTCCTCGCCCTCcgcctcctctccttcatcagGGGGGAACAGCATCGGGAATAGACTCTCAGCTGACCAGGAGAGGAGCAACCGAGTCCTGAACAACTTTAAACCTGTTAATAACTGcaacacctcctccacatcctcctcttccacctctcccttTAACAACAACAGCCAGGCTTCCCCTGCCGAGCCCAGCCGCCGGCCACCTCCTGTCCCAGCACGGGGTGTCAGGGTGGGGGTGCCAGTGCCCTACAGCACTCCAAACTCAGTGACGGTGCGCAGGGTGGATGTTAGGCCCCAGGCTGAGGTGAGGAAGCCCCTGAGGACCCAGCTCCGGCCTCCGATCAAGCCCAGACAGACTGCCCAGCCCCAGGTAGCCCAGCCCCAggccccaccacctcctccacagcAGGCCCAACCTCTGCCCCTCACCCCCATGCAGGCTCTCCCTTCTTCCCCACCCTACCTGCCTCCCAGCCCCATGGTGTTCGGGGCCGGCATGATGCCCCCAGCCTCTCCTGCTTTCACCCGCCTGTCCTCAGCCAGCTCCAG
Encoded proteins:
- the LOC115165995 gene encoding protein FAM110A, giving the protein MPVETLRPSDGCLVGVPFTSAMPFRILNKGPDYFRRPAEPGARKLSAVERLEADKAKYVKSQQVVLTRQEPVKPPIIRKPLLSPGMMLQCRINAPPARKVPRRPADSENGGGTGGVGWRRGPPLNLDILNNLINVCDGPLHCSPSPIPSSPSASSPSSGGNSIGNRLSADQERSNRVLNNFKPVNNCNTSSTSSSSTSPFNNNSQASPAEPSRRPPPVPARGVRVGVPVPYSTPNSVTVRRVDVRPQAEVRKPLRTQLRPPIKPRQTAQPQVAQPQAPPPPPQQAQPLPLTPMQALPSSPPYLPPSPMVFGAGMMPPASPAFTRLSSASSRGSRPGSSRKHPSLHRSKSDLSDRYSRATADLERFFNYCGLHPEEVEGMGGMEHFARASSDIVSVSKMRSVSTPSSECEQAREQGEDEDEGPARPGERVPYGISVIERNARVIKWLYGIRQARDSNAVSNV